In Zalophus californianus isolate mZalCal1 chromosome 4, mZalCal1.pri.v2, whole genome shotgun sequence, the following proteins share a genomic window:
- the LOC113936199 gene encoding LOW QUALITY PROTEIN: septin-9-like (The sequence of the model RefSeq protein was modified relative to this genomic sequence to represent the inferred CDS: substituted 1 base at 1 genomic stop codon) codes for MADTPRDAGLKQAPAPRNQKAPADFGYVGIDSILEQMRRKAMKQGFEFNIMVVGQTGLGKSTLINTLFKSKISRKSVQATSEERIPKTIEIKSITHDIEEKGVRMKLTVIDTPGFGDHINNENCWQPIMKFINDQYEKYLQEEVNINRKKRIPDTRVHCCLYFIPATGHSLRPLDIEFMKRLSKVMNIVPVIAKANTLTLEERVYFKQRITADLQSNGTNVYPXKEFDEDSEDLLVNEKFQEMIPFAVVGSDHEYQGNGKRILGRKTKWGTIEVENTTHCEFAYLWDLLIRTHMQNIKDITSSIHFEAYRVKRLHEDSHAMSNGAEKKGPEAQEM; via the coding sequence ATGGCCGACACCCCCAGAGACGCTGGGCTGAAGCAGGCGCCCGCGCCCCGGAACCAGAAGGCCCCCGCGGACTTCGGCTATGTGGGGATTGACTCCATCCTGGAGCAGATGCGCAGGAAGGCCATGAAGCAGGGCTTCGAGTTCAACATCATGGTGGTCGGGCAGACTGGCTTGGGGAAGTCCACCTTGATCAATACCCTCTTCAAGTCCAAAATTAGCCGGAAGTCGGTGCAGGCCACCTCGGAGGAACGCATCCCCAAGACCATTGAGATCAAGTCCATCACGCATGATATTGAAGAGAAGGGCGTCCGCATGAAGCTGACGGTCATTGACACACCAGGGTTCGGGGACCACATCAACAATGAGAACTGCTGGCAGCCGATCATGAAGTTCATCAACGACCAGTATGAGAAATACCTGCAGGAGGAGGTCAACATCAACCGGAAGAAGCGCATCCCGGACACGCGCGTCCACTGCTGCCTGTACTTTATCCCCGCCACCGGCCACTCCCTCAGGCCCCTGGACATCGAGTTTATGAAGCGCCTCAGCAAAGTAATGAACATTGTTCCTGTCATCGCCAAGGCCAACACGCTGACCCTGGAGGAGAGGGTCTACTTCAAACAGCGGATCACCGCGGACCTGCAGTCCAACGGCACCAACGTGTACCCCTAGAAGGAGTTTGACGAGGACTCGGAGGACCTGCTGGTGAATGAGAAGTTCCAAGAGATGATCCCGTTCGCCGTGGTGGGCAGTGACCATGAGTACCAAGGGAATGGGAAGAGGATCCTTGGACGCAAAACCAAATGGGGCACCATCGAAGTTGAGAACACCACCCACTGTGAGTTTGCCTACCTTTGGGACCTCCTTATCAGGACGCACATGCAGAACATCAAGGACATCACCAGCAGCATCCACTTCGAAGCCTACCGGGTGAAGCGTCTGCATGAAGACAGCCATGCCATGTCCAACGGCGCCGAGAAGAAGGGGCCCGAAGCCCAGGAGATGTAG